The genome window CGCCCGCGAATAAAGTGCATAATGGTGTCTACGGCGATGCGTTTTGGCGTAACGATACTGGTCATATCTTGATCGCCAATGATCTCCAACAGACTAGTTCGGTTGACCTTGGTAATGTTCTTTTTGACTCCGACAGAATTCAAGAACATGGAGGTGATGATATTTTCTTCATCGACCCCTGTCAAAGTAGCCACAGCATCGAAGTTATTGGCACTCTCTTCTAAAAGAATGTCTTTAGCAGTTCCGTCTCCATGGACGACATAGAGATCAGGAAATTCCTGACTAAAGAATTCCGCCCGTTCGCGATTGACCTCTAAGACCTTGAGATCGATCTTGCGGCGCACATCTTGAAGAATATTGAGTAGGTAGTAGGCAATTCTCCCAGCGCCAATGATCATCATGCTCTTAATGACCTGAGGGCGAACATTGTTGTGGAAGAGAACGATCTCGATCCGATTACCTGTTACGAAAATTTTGTCTTGAGGTTGCAAGACAAAGTCCCCGTTTGGAATGGTGAGTTCGTTTCCACGCTCGATCGCACAAACAATGACATTTCCATATTTCTTCCGGAATTGGGATAGACTCATATTGCAGAGATTGCTATCTGGCTTGATCTTAAATTCCATCAAGGCTACCCGACCATTGGCAAAATGCTCCACAGAAAGGGCATTTGGGAAGTCAATGATATTGGCAATATAACGTGCTGTCAGCAATTCCGGATTGACAACTAGGGAGAAGCCCAAGATATTTTTTTCCTTGAAGTAGGAATTAGAATATTCCGGATTCCGTACCCGAACGATGGTCTCTTTGGCTCCCATTTTTTTAGCCAAAACAGCAGAGACCATATTCACTTCATCGTACTCGGTCATGGAAATGAAGATGTCGCAGTCTTCAACATCCGCTTGCTCCAAGATCTTGAAGTTTGCCCCATTTCCTAAAATTCCAATGATATCAAATCGTTTGGTAATATGGTTAAGAACGGATTCGTCTTTTTCGATCAAAATAACATCGTGGTTTTCAGCAACGAGAGAACGACAAAGGGCCGTTCCGACCTTTCCTCCACCAACAACAATAATTTTCATAGAATACCTCCAGAGTATGCTTCTATCATACTCTATTTTCAAGAAAAATTCATCTTTTTTAAGGATTTTCTGGTGGAATTGTGAGAAGCTAAGAACAAGTAGGAAAAATCGTCAAAAGAGTAGAACGAGGAGGGATTGAAAACTTTGGTAAAGTTTCTTAAAAAAATCTAAAAAAACTATTGACAGGAGCTTCAAAAGTGTTATACTTAGAAAGTACCTTCGTTGATTTACCTCAAACCTGTTGTGAGTTAAGTTAATGAAGCTGTAACCACGCTGTTTGCTGAGCTTGACTCCGGGCAGTGTGGCTATTTTTTTATCAGAAAGAGATCGAGTATGAATATTGAAGAACTGGACTACCAAGAGTCAGCTGCTCAAAACCACATCGTCTTGTTCCAACCTCAGATTCCACAAAATACGGGAAATATTGCACGGACTTGTGCGGCGACCAATTCCCCCTTGCATATCATACGACCCATGGCTTTTCCGATCGATGATCGCAAAATGAAGCGAGCAGGACTCGATTATTGGGACAAGCTGGATGTCCGTTTTTATGATAGCCTAGAAGAGTTTATGGAAGCAGCGAGCGACGGTCAGGTACACCTAGTGTCCAAGTTTGCAAATCAGACCTATTCGGACGTTTCTTATCAGGATGGGAAGTCCCATTATTTCTTGTTTGGACGCGAAGATAAAGGATTGCCGGAAGAATTTATGCGCCAGCACGAAGAGAAGGCCATTCGCATTCCGATGAATGACGAGCATGTCCGTAGTTTAAATGTCTCCAATACCGTCTGCATGATTGTCTATGAGGCTCTCCGTCAGCAAGGTTTTAAGGGGCTGGAGTTGAGCCATCGTTATGAGCATGACAAGCTCAAATAAAAACGAAAAATTAAAACCCGAACGATGTAATCCATGACGTTACAAAAACTTGCCTAGGCAAGTTTTTTTTGTTATCATAAAAGGGTCTTCAGGGCAGGGTGTAATTCCCGACCGGCGGTGACTTTTACTAGGAAATGTTCTTTTCCATGCTCTAAAAGAAGTCCGCGAGCGCAAGCTGATGTGGTGTGACTCCACAACCGACAGTATAGTCTGGATGGGAGAAGACGAGAGACGAATAGACTGACAGCTATTCTGATCTGTTTAGAGCTGATGCATGGGAATAAAACGTTAGTGGCTGGGACTGACTAACGGCATGTTTCGATGGAGATCAGCTAAAGTAACTAGAATAGTTTCTAGTTTAAGCTTTGTTTAAATAGTTTAGAGTAGAATGATGGGGTAGACGTCTTTCCAGCTTCTCTAATTTTTAAAAAAATTGGAGGAACCTGTTATGACAAATACACGTAAACTGACCCTAGTGGCTGTTTTATCCGCTTTATCTTTTATTTTGATGTTCTATCAATTTTCTTTTTTGATAGATTTCTTCAAAATTGATTTGAGTATTATCGCCATTTTGTTGGCCTTGGTCCTGTTGGATTTTAAAAGTGCCGTTTGGGTGACCTTGATCCGATCTGTCCTTAAATTAGCCCTCAATAATAAGGGGCTTGAAACCTTGATCGGATTACCAATCAATATCATTGGAGTTCTTGTTTTTGTTCTTGCTTTTGCATGGATTTGGAACAAGGAACGGACCCATGGTCGATTTGTCCTGGCAACGATTGTTGGAACGATCAGCTTGAGTATCACGATGGTATTGGTAAACTATGTCTATGCAATCCCTTTATATGCTCGTTTTATGAACTATGATATTTCGAAAACACTAGGGCTTGTCCACTATTTAGCCGCAATGGTTGCACCGTTTAACCTGATCGAAGGGGTGATTTGGGCCATCGCATTTGGGTTGATCTATACCTTATTGCAACCGATTTTGAAAAAATATGAAAAATAAACAACAACATTGGGCGAAGGCAAGCTTCGCCCTTCTCATTTTTGTCATTCTTGGGTATGTGATTCGCTTTTACCCGCAACAATTAACAGGCTTTGATAGCACCATTCAATCTGCTATTCGAGGCGATCTGCCTGCAACACTGACGGTCTTCTTTACCAAGGTGACCCATGTCATGGATACCAAGATCATTGTCATCTGGGTGGGTCTTCTGCTAGCGGTCTTTGCCTATAAGAAATGGTACAGTGAGACCCTCTTCCTTGGAAGCAATCTGGTATTGACTGGTCTTTTGGTTCTTCTTCTAAAGAATATCTACCAGAGACCGAGACCAAGTATTCTTCATCTAGTAGAGGAAAAAGGCTTTTCTTTCCCGAGTGGTCATTCACTGGCGTCTACCCTTGTTTTGGGAAGTTTGATCATCATCATCAGCCAACATGTAAAACATAAAACAGCCCGCTATTGCCTTCAAGGCTTGCTGGTTCTGGGAATCGTGACCATTGTGGTTTCCCGCGTTTATGTCGGGGTCCACTACCCATCAGACGTTCTCGGCAGTATGATTTTGGGTCTTGCTGTCTTACAGTTTGAGTATCCCTTGTATGATCGCTTGCGATTTCAATGGCGCTTTACTGGCAAGCAAAAATAAGTATCTAACAACTAGGAGTCGAACTCGCGTTTTGAGTTCGACTCTTTTTTTGCTATAATGAAGGGTATGAAATCCTACAATACCTTGAATGATTATTATCGAACCTTATTTGGAGAAAAGACCTTTAAAGTCCCAATTGATGCAGGCTTTGATTGTCCTAATCGAGACGGAACAGTCGCCCACGGTGGCTGTACTTTTTGTACGGTCTCGGGTTCAGGAGATGCCATTGTGGCTCCAGAAGCTCCAATCCGAGAACAGTTTTACAAAGAGATTGATTTTATGCATCGGAAATGGCCAGATGTGAAGAAGTATCTGGTCTATTTTCAAAACTTCACCAATACCCACGATAAAGTGGAAGTCATTCGAGAGCGGTATGAACAGGCCATCAATGAACCAGGAGTGGTAGGAATCAACATTGGTACGCGTCCGGATTGTTTACCAGATGAGACCTTGGCCTACCTAGCAGAGCTGACAGAGCGCATGCATGTGACGATTGAGTTGGGCCTTCAGACGACTTATGAAGCGACTTCTGAATTGATCAATCGGGCCCATAGTTATGACCTCTATGTTGAAACAGTCAAGCGGATTCGCCAACAGGTGCCCAAGGCAGAGATCGTCTCCCATTTGATCAATGGCCTTCCTGGGGAGACCCATGAGATGATGGTGGAAAATGTTCGCCGTTGTGTGACCGATAATGAAATTGATGGCATCAAGTTGCACCTCTTGCATTTGATGACCAATACACGGATGCAACGGGACTATCATGAAGGACGACTTCAACTTATGAGCCAGGAGGAGTATGTCAAGGTCATCTGTGACCAGTTGGAGATCATCCCCAAACACATTGTCATCCACCGGATTACAGGGGACGCGCCACGGGATATGTTGATTGGCCCTATGTGGAGCCTCAACAAATGGGAAGTCCTAAACGCCATTGAAACTGAAATGCGTCGCCGTGGAAGTACCCAAGGATGTAAGCTAGAAGAAAAGGAGACTGCCGATGCTTCGACCACTTGAAATGGCCCATCAGTTTTTAGCAGAAGTCATCACCAAAGAAGATGTGGTGGTGGATGCGACCATGGGAAATGGACATGATACGGCCTTTTTAGCCCAACTAGCAGGCCAGGTCTATGCCTTTGATATTCAAGAGCAGGCCCTTGTAAATACCCAAGAAAGATTGGAAAAGTTGGGACTTCAACATGTCCGGTTGATTTTGGATGGCCACCAGCATGTGGACCAATATGTGGAGACCCTCAAAGCAGCTATTTTTAATCTGGGTTATCTACCATCTGCAGATAAATCGGTCATTACTCTTCCAGCTACCACGATTGAAGCGATGGAAAAAATCTGTGCTCGCCTAGAAAAAGGTGGGCGAATGGCTATTATGATCTATTATGGTCATGAGGGAGGAGACATCGAGCGTGATGCAGTGCTGGATTTTGTCAGTCAGCTTCCTCAAAAAGACTATACAGCGACCATCTACCGGACACTGAATCAAGTGAATCAGCCACCGTTTTTGGTCATGATCGAAAAATTAGAAAGCTACCGTCATGGATAAAGAATATTTAAAGAATAAAATCGAAGGATTAAGACATCATTTTGTCGAATCAACCATCCACGAGCGTGCAATAGGTTTTTATGATGAAGCCCATATGACCAAAAAGATGCTCAAAATAAAAAAGAAATTGGTTTCGCTTGAGATGGAACGGTGCCAAAAGAAGATTGAGCACAAGGATGTAACCAAGACAGACCAAAAGATTGCGGAGTTAAAACAGCAATTTGAGACCTGCTGCCAAGAACGCTAGGGAGGGAGTGATATGGAACTACTCCTTTATGCAGTGATCTTTTCGATGATTTTGATCGTCTCAAATGCCACGAATAAACTTGTGCCGAGTCTTCCTCTACCCTTGATTCAAATTTTACTAGGGATTGGCTGGGCTCTCTTTGTGCCAGAAGAAAATTTTCATCTGGATACCGAGCTCTTTCTGGCCTTGGTCATTGGCCCTCTCTTATTTCGAGAAGCAGAAGAAGCAGATATTACTTCTGTTTTAAAGCACTGGCGGGTCATCCTCTATTTGATTTTTCCAGTGATTTTTATCTCAACCATTAGTTTGGGCTGGGCAGCTCACTCTTTGTGGCTGAGCCTTCCATTAGCAGCCTGTATGGCCGTGGGGGCAGCCCTTGGGCCTACAGACTTAGTAGCCTTTGCTTCCCTGTCTGAGCGCTTTAGCTTTCCAAAGCGGGTTTCGAATATCTTAAAAGGCGAAGGATTACTAAATGATGCCTCTGGTCTAGTCGCCTTTCGAGTGGCCTTGGCAGCTCTTGCGACCGGGAGTTTCTCTCTTGGAGAGGCAGGGATTTCCTTAGGAATCTCCATTATTGGAGGATTTGCGGTGGGGATCTTGACGGCCTTTGTGAACCGGTGGCTGCAAACCTTGCTCTTGAGTGTTCGCGCCAGTGATATTGCTAGTGAATTGTTATTAGAACTGAGTCTCCCTTTGTTGACCTTCTTCTTAGCAGAAGAACTCCATGTCTCTGGTATCATTGCAGTAGTTGTGTCAGGAATCCTAAAAGCCAGTCGCTTTAAGCACATTACCCTCCTTGAAGCGCGGGTAGATACTGTGAGTCATACTGTCTGGAATACGGTCAACTTTATCTTAAATGGGTCGGTCTTTGTCATCTTAGGAATGGAATTGGAAATGATTTCCAAGCCCATCTTAAGTAGTCCCATTTACAATAATCTGCTTTTAGTTCTTTCTGTCTTTTTGTTGACAGCCTTGCTCTTTTTGATTCGTTTTGTCATGGTTTACCTCTTTTATTGGTACCGAACTGTTCGATTAAAAAAATCGTTGAGAAATTATCTAAAAGATGCCTTATTGCTGACCTTTTCGGGTGTGAAGGGAACGGTTTCGATTGCGACGATTCTTTTGATTCCAACCAAGATCGAAAAAGAATACCCTATCCTACTCTTTTTAGTGGCAGGAGTTACCCTTGTCAGCTTTATTGCTGGCTTAGTGGTACTTCCAAAATTATCAGAAGACAAGGAAGAAACCAATGACTACCTGATGCAGATCGCGATTTTAAATGATGTCGTCATGGAATTAGAAGCAGACCTAAAGAATAGCAAGCACAAGGGACCCTTGTATGCGGCGATTGATAACTACCATGGTCGCATAGAAAACTTGATTCTGGTCCAAGAAAACAGGCTCATTCAAAAGGACTGGGAACAGTTGAAGCTCCTGATTTTGAGTATTGAAAGTGACGGCTTGGAACAAGCCTATGAAGAAGGGAAGATTCGAGAGCGGGGCTACCGCGTCTACCAACGTTATCTTCGCAATATGGAGCAACGTGTCAATCGCAATCTTTCGTCTCGCTTAACCTATTACCTCTTGGTGTCTTTCCGCCTTTTGCGTTTATTAGTCCATGAGATCTTAACTTTTGGGTCTGGCTTGCGAAACTGGTGGACCCGAGAAGACAGCAAGTTAGAGGCCATTGATTATGACCAGATTGCGGCCCTTTATCTGGCCAATACGGAAATCATCATCGAAAGTTTGGAAGACCTCAAGGGGGTTTATCGGAGCAGTTTGATTTCTTTCCTACAAGAATCTCGTCTGAGAGAGACAGCTATTATTACCAGTGGGGCCTTTGTGGAGCGGGTTATTAATCGCGTGAAACCAAATAATATCGATGAAATGTTGAGAGGCTATTATTTGGAGCGTAAGATTATTTTTGAATATGAAGCGCAACACCTGATTACTGCCAAGCAAGCGCGACGTATGCGACAAAATGTCAATGAATTAGAAAGCTACTCCCTAAGAGAAAGTGCCAATACGCTTCCATACGATTTGATCGAGTATGCACGGAATCGTTGAGATAAGAGTAAAAGAGGCTGGGACAAAAGTCCTAGCCTCTCAATTATTTTTGTATTGTCGAGCAAGACGCAGTGGTTGAGTGGGCTCTACTACGCTGATTTCATCAGCTTTTACAGCCCTACTCAACTGTGCGGAGGTGGGACGACGAAATCGAATTCTAACGAATTACCGATTTCTGTCCCACTCTCTTTTGCTTTATTTACTTTCTTTTCAGTGTGCGATTTCTGGTTTGACAAAGAGTCGCTCGTCACCAAGATCAATAAGGGATACTGGTGCTTCATAAAATTGGCTTAGGACATGGGGAGTTAGGATCTTTTCCTTTGGTCCTTGCTCGACCACTTGGCCATGTTTGAGTAAGAGGACATGGGTCATGTCTGTTGTAATTTCCTCGGCATGGTGGGTGACGTAGATCATGGTAGGTGCGTGATCCAGTTGTTTGATATGATGGATCTGACGGAGGAGCTTTTCTCTGGCAAAGAGATCCAATCCACTAGAAGCTTCGTCAAAAATGATCAGATCTGGCTGGTCCATGAGGCTTCGTGCAATGAGGACCGTCTGCTTTTCTCCCTGGGAGAGCTCCCGGTATTTGCGACCGATCAAAGAGCTAGCTCCAATTGAAGTTAGCATATCCCGTGCCCAGTTTAGTTCTTCCTCCCCGTAAGCAGCATATAAGATACTACTCTTGTATTGACCAGTTAGGACAATTTGTTCTGTCAAAAGATGTTCTGGCAGTCTTTCTGAAATAAAGGAGCTAACGATCCCAATACGCTTACGTAACTCAGGAATACCCCCTTCTCCAAAGCGGGTTCCAAGGACCGTTACCTGGCCAGAACTAGCCCAGTATTCAGACATGAGAAGTTTGAGGAGGGTCGATTTTCCTGCCCCATTGAGGCCTAAAATGGCCCAACATTCATTTTCTTTCACTTGCCAATTAATCTCTTTTAAAAGGGCTTTTCCATTGCGGATCAAATTGACGTCTTGTAGTTCAATCAAATTATTCATAACTTCATCCTTTTGATTAAAATCTCCTTTATTCTATCATAAAATATGGTAGAATAGAAAACAGGAGGTAAGGAATGTTTCGAAATAGTAAATTGTTATTCTG of Streptococcus sp. S5 contains these proteins:
- the trkA gene encoding Trk system potassium transporter TrkA gives rise to the protein MKIIVVGGGKVGTALCRSLVAENHDVILIEKDESVLNHITKRFDIIGILGNGANFKILEQADVEDCDIFISMTEYDEVNMVSAVLAKKMGAKETIVRVRNPEYSNSYFKEKNILGFSLVVNPELLTARYIANIIDFPNALSVEHFANGRVALMEFKIKPDSNLCNMSLSQFRKKYGNVIVCAIERGNELTIPNGDFVLQPQDKIFVTGNRIEIVLFHNNVRPQVIKSMMIIGAGRIAYYLLNILQDVRRKIDLKVLEVNRERAEFFSQEFPDLYVVHGDGTAKDILLEESANNFDAVATLTGVDEENIITSMFLNSVGVKKNITKVNRTSLLEIIGDQDMTSIVTPKRIAVDTIMHFIRGRYNAQFSNLEALHHVANGRIETLQFQIKEDNKLTQYPLSELKLKKGVLIAAIIRDGKAIFPNGDDRLMVGDRIIVTTLIQNVTKIYDLVER
- a CDS encoding tRNA (cytidine(34)-2'-O)-methyltransferase — translated: MNIEELDYQESAAQNHIVLFQPQIPQNTGNIARTCAATNSPLHIIRPMAFPIDDRKMKRAGLDYWDKLDVRFYDSLEEFMEAASDGQVHLVSKFANQTYSDVSYQDGKSHYFLFGREDKGLPEEFMRQHEEKAIRIPMNDEHVRSLNVSNTVCMIVYEALRQQGFKGLELSHRYEHDKLK
- a CDS encoding ECF transporter S component; the encoded protein is MTNTRKLTLVAVLSALSFILMFYQFSFLIDFFKIDLSIIAILLALVLLDFKSAVWVTLIRSVLKLALNNKGLETLIGLPINIIGVLVFVLAFAWIWNKERTHGRFVLATIVGTISLSITMVLVNYVYAIPLYARFMNYDISKTLGLVHYLAAMVAPFNLIEGVIWAIAFGLIYTLLQPILKKYEK
- a CDS encoding phosphatase PAP2 family protein; this encodes MKNKQQHWAKASFALLIFVILGYVIRFYPQQLTGFDSTIQSAIRGDLPATLTVFFTKVTHVMDTKIIVIWVGLLLAVFAYKKWYSETLFLGSNLVLTGLLVLLLKNIYQRPRPSILHLVEEKGFSFPSGHSLASTLVLGSLIIIISQHVKHKTARYCLQGLLVLGIVTIVVSRVYVGVHYPSDVLGSMILGLAVLQFEYPLYDRLRFQWRFTGKQK
- a CDS encoding TIGR01212 family radical SAM protein (This family includes YhcC from E. coli K-12, an uncharacterized radical SAM protein.); protein product: MKGMKSYNTLNDYYRTLFGEKTFKVPIDAGFDCPNRDGTVAHGGCTFCTVSGSGDAIVAPEAPIREQFYKEIDFMHRKWPDVKKYLVYFQNFTNTHDKVEVIRERYEQAINEPGVVGINIGTRPDCLPDETLAYLAELTERMHVTIELGLQTTYEATSELINRAHSYDLYVETVKRIRQQVPKAEIVSHLINGLPGETHEMMVENVRRCVTDNEIDGIKLHLLHLMTNTRMQRDYHEGRLQLMSQEEYVKVICDQLEIIPKHIVIHRITGDAPRDMLIGPMWSLNKWEVLNAIETEMRRRGSTQGCKLEEKETADASTT
- a CDS encoding tRNA (mnm(5)s(2)U34)-methyltransferase — its product is MLRPLEMAHQFLAEVITKEDVVVDATMGNGHDTAFLAQLAGQVYAFDIQEQALVNTQERLEKLGLQHVRLILDGHQHVDQYVETLKAAIFNLGYLPSADKSVITLPATTIEAMEKICARLEKGGRMAIMIYYGHEGGDIERDAVLDFVSQLPQKDYTATIYRTLNQVNQPPFLVMIEKLESYRHG
- a CDS encoding cation:proton antiporter, which codes for MELLLYAVIFSMILIVSNATNKLVPSLPLPLIQILLGIGWALFVPEENFHLDTELFLALVIGPLLFREAEEADITSVLKHWRVILYLIFPVIFISTISLGWAAHSLWLSLPLAACMAVGAALGPTDLVAFASLSERFSFPKRVSNILKGEGLLNDASGLVAFRVALAALATGSFSLGEAGISLGISIIGGFAVGILTAFVNRWLQTLLLSVRASDIASELLLELSLPLLTFFLAEELHVSGIIAVVVSGILKASRFKHITLLEARVDTVSHTVWNTVNFILNGSVFVILGMELEMISKPILSSPIYNNLLLVLSVFLLTALLFLIRFVMVYLFYWYRTVRLKKSLRNYLKDALLLTFSGVKGTVSIATILLIPTKIEKEYPILLFLVAGVTLVSFIAGLVVLPKLSEDKEETNDYLMQIAILNDVVMELEADLKNSKHKGPLYAAIDNYHGRIENLILVQENRLIQKDWEQLKLLILSIESDGLEQAYEEGKIRERGYRVYQRYLRNMEQRVNRNLSSRLTYYLLVSFRLLRLLVHEILTFGSGLRNWWTREDSKLEAIDYDQIAALYLANTEIIIESLEDLKGVYRSSLISFLQESRLRETAIITSGAFVERVINRVKPNNIDEMLRGYYLERKIIFEYEAQHLITAKQARRMRQNVNELESYSLRESANTLPYDLIEYARNR
- a CDS encoding ABC transporter ATP-binding protein, with translation MNNLIELQDVNLIRNGKALLKEINWQVKENECWAILGLNGAGKSTLLKLLMSEYWASSGQVTVLGTRFGEGGIPELRKRIGIVSSFISERLPEHLLTEQIVLTGQYKSSILYAAYGEEELNWARDMLTSIGASSLIGRKYRELSQGEKQTVLIARSLMDQPDLIIFDEASSGLDLFAREKLLRQIHHIKQLDHAPTMIYVTHHAEEITTDMTHVLLLKHGQVVEQGPKEKILTPHVLSQFYEAPVSLIDLGDERLFVKPEIAH